Proteins encoded in a region of the Pieris rapae chromosome 12, ilPieRapa1.1, whole genome shotgun sequence genome:
- the LOC110993770 gene encoding guanine nucleotide-releasing factor 2 isoform X2 — MSAMFYAKMPHYDESFIHDDNLNQRRNKRSYRVYKNGANPIILSESNAVRPFEVKGDLKHIRNRRNRGNRYKFEKSPIQEGNYVQYKTPDILIHCPSISVFDPSKLNDIRNNNIVTLTPCKSFDNLTLKQTKKDKSLNETLRNGISLQNLSRDDSLKHYISPSEEKCSSRKGDVRNSYSIEEARRRPALRKYSRGTAAPGVGVYRKINGDVDRSAKENEACAEGGSGHRGSLRGANKLARRARSFKDDLLERISNMRSPAQAPHPPHLSNIRSHSPLSPKLRNMGKANTPQDNETTPAKELERLVKEVRFGLKHFSDVITKRKLEMLPDNGTIVFESIANIHKAIKPYCGRSPSLMSAVKRLCTALAMLIRLCDEVAVASLRSNADDSETEISTAALSPENVNSVVKGLKLAVEEVASLAQQYMARPALSPRPAVVSPRASTQRNSLPDIPLTPKERSLLTGEPGTENSGVRASHSSESILDAPDTPPPKPARPNRKIELAPPLPPKRKSANDNSLLGVSIDSLSMQSHSSGSQDSMLNVSNDEERNTHDSMNHVFITQPSTDLVSICNCNNINEMRTSVESHESHMSNAHSHNRFSNESGFVSVGHSEMSTEHSFTSTFSSHHYSSHMDSTFESTEYVSEMKCTVQNESRMNIISMNSVTSHNTKLESITSDEGETPPELPVKTRRNIRADVQQHFPNVEIRKSPPFSLHDPRPHTLAEHNHQRPPPLPLKKKHMFQSVAYSVMAYMEMFGNCSHTMNAHPQINPEAPPDMAFRHSIHTYNLSSAQHSSTGNLSIGHHQVQRSLASSITVQHLSTPPLSGSEDSVSMITSNRTSPLPIEPPALPPKMNKNKQVSITSSNELLPPPSPRPSSHNSSSADESMLNNVSTEEMYVSVSSPGKFPLDEDEIDRLAEQPPSPVPSQRSESSSEPTQTETEKSPVVPDSEDIVLQTDVSTWLLLKGPTKEGVDVRGGHPDALIVLATKATKDFAYQEAFLATYRTFLAPHELVSRLVRRAHHFRPRPHELRSTLGLLTRVIADLTMSDLDRALMQQIMEFIYWLVETEELPISKALRQILVDKQKQLHFQNTNNRFEYDPCYGTVSLRRDTLLDFKASELAEQMTVLDAALFVRITTAELLSWPRDQSEEKSPNLTRFTEHFNKMSFWARSRILEQDEAREREKYASKFLKVMKALRKMNNFNSYLALVSALDCPPVRRLGWARAIADALTDHCALIDSSMSFRAYRQALNETQPPCIPYIGLFLQDLTFVHVGNQDLLPDGSINFTKRWQQYHIMENMKRFHKEQYKIKKNDRIQAMFNEFDDVLSEETMWQISESIKPRGGRARNASAPSPPAHAATAAT, encoded by the exons ATGAGTGCAATGTTTTATGCTAAAATGCCTCATTACGACGAAAGTTTTATTCatgatgataatttaaatcagaGGCGTAATAAACGCAGTTATCGAGTGTACAAAAACGGTGCAAATCCTATCATCTTAAGTGAATCCAATGCTGTAAGACCTTTCGAAGTTAAAGGcgatttaaaacatataagaaATCGAAGGAATCGCGGTAATCGTTATAAGTTTGAGAAATCTCCTATACAGGAAGGAAATTATGTTCAATATAAGACACCAGATATACTGATTCATTGTCCAAGCATAAGTGTCTTCGATCCAAGTAAGTTAAATgacataagaaataataatatcgttACGTTGACGCCTTGTAAAAGCTTCGACAATTTGACATTGAAACAGACAAAAAAGGACAAATCGCTCAATGAAACTTTACGAAACGGAATAAGCTTACAAAATTTATCGCGCGATGATAGTCTAAAGCATTATATATCACCATCAGAGGAAAAATGTTCTTCGAGAAAAGGCGATGTGAGAAATTCATATTCAATTGAAGAAGCTCGTCGAAGACCTGCTCTTAGAAAGTATTCAAGGGGTACAGCTGCTCCTGGAGTTGGtgtttatagaaaaatcaaCGGAGATGTTGACAGGAGTGCTAAAG AAAACGAAGCGTGTGCTGAAGGCGGTTCTGGTCATCGGGGGTCCTTGCGTGGCGCCAATAAGTTAGCTCGGCGCGCGCGCTCTTTCAAGGACGACCTATTAGAGCGTATATCCAATATGCGTTCGCCCGCGCAGGCGCCGCATCCGCCACATCTCTCGAATATCAG ATCACATTCCCCGCTTAGTCCAAAACTTCGGAATATGGGGAAGGCAAATACACCACAAGATAATGAAACAACTCCCGCCAAAGAACTCGAACGGCTAGTCAAAGAG GTCAGATTCGGCTTGAAGCACTTCTCCGATGTCATCACTAAGAGGAAATTGGAAATGTTGCCGGATAACGGCACGATCGTGTTTGAATCGATCGCAAACATACATAAGG cAATAAAACCGTACTGCGGTCGATCGCCGTCCCTCATGAGTGCTGTGAAGCGATTATGCACAGCACTGGCCATGCTAATCCGTCTCTGTGATGAAGTCGCGGTCGCCAGTCTTCGATCAAACGCTGACGACTCAGAAACCGAGATTTCCACCGCAGCCTTGTCTCCGGAGAATGTTAATTCTGTGGTAAAAGGACTTAAGTTGGCGGTAGAAGAAGTGGCGAGTCTTGCGCAACAGTATATGGCAAGGCCGGCATTATCGCCTCGTCCGGCCGTTGTTTCTCCACGGGCATCGACGCAGAGGAATTCTTTGCCTG ATATACCTTTAACGCCCAAAGAGAGATCTCTACTTACGGGAGAACCAGGAACGGAAAATAGCGGCGTACGCGCATCACATTCGTCAGAGTCGATACTGGATGCTCCAGACACACCCCCACCCAAACCGGCAAGGCCTAACcg GAAAATCGAGTTGGCCCCACCGTTGCCGCCCAAGCGCAAGTCGGCTAACGACAACTCTCTGTTAGGAGTCTCGATTGACAG ttTATCAATGCAATCACATAGTAGCGGCTCTCAAGACTCGATGTTGAACGTCTCAAATGACGAAGAAAGGAATACTCATGATTCAATGAATCATGTGTTTATAACTCAACCCAGTACCGATTTAGTCa gtatatgtaattgtaacaatataaatgaaatgaggACCTCGGTGGAGTCACACGAATCCCATATGAGCAACGCTCACTCCCATAATCG ATTCTCGAACGAGTCCGGCTTTGTGTCTGTGGGCCACTCAGAGATGTCAACTGAACACAGCTTCACGTCCACCTTTTCGTCACATCACTATTCTAGTCACATGGACag TACTTTTGAAAGTACAGAGTATGTGAGCGAAATGAAGTGCACAGTGCAAAATGAGAGCCGCATGAATATAATCAGTATGAACAGTGTAACATCACATAATACAAA GTTGGAGAGCATAACGTCAGACGAGGGCGAGACGCCGCCAGAGTTGCCGGTGAAGACGCGTCGTAACATTCGCGCTGATGTGCAACAACACTTCCCCAATGTTGAAATCAG AAAAAGTCCGCCATTTTCGCTTCATGACCCAAGACCGCACACGTTAGCCGAACATAACCACCAGCGACCGCCACCATTACCGCTCAAGAAGAAACACA TGTTTCAAAGCGTCGCCTACAGTG ttaTGGCGTATATGGAGATGTTTGGTAACTGCAGTCACACGATGAACGCCCATCCCCAGATAAATCCGGAGGCTCCACCTGATATGGCATTCAGGCATTCTATACACACATATAATTTGTCCAG CGCTCAACACAGCAGTACGGGCAACCTGAGCATAGGTCACCATCAAGTTCAACGATCTTTGGCCTCATCAATAACGGTTCAGCATTTGAGTACACCGCCACTCAG tGGGTCTGAAGACAGCGTTAGTATGATAACATCGAATAGAACGAGTCCACTGCCGATAGAGCCGCCGGCGCTACCTCCAAAGATGAACAAAAACAAAcag GTTTCGATTACCTCAAGCAACGAATTGTTGCCTCCGCCATCGCCGCGACCTTCCTCACACAACAGTAGTTCTGCAGACGAATCTATGCTCAATAATGTG AGTACCGAAGAGATGTATGTGAGCGTGTCATCGCCAGGCAAGTTTCCACTTGATGAGGATGAGATTGATCGACTCGCGGAGCAACCTCCTTCGCCTGTACCCTCACAG cgAAGTGAAAGCAGCTCAGAGCCGACTCAAACTGAAACTGAGAAATCTCCAGTCGTCCCAGATTCGGAAGATATAGTCCTCCAGACGGATGTTAGTACGTGGCTCTTACTCAAAGGCCCGACGAAAGAGGGCGTTGACGTAAGGGGTGGGCACCCAGATGCCCTTATAGTGCTTGCCACTAAGGCTACCAAAG ACTTCGCGTACCAGGAAGCGTTCCTGGCAACGTACCGTACGTTCCTGGCACCGCACGAACTCGTCTCGCGGCTGGTGCGTCGGGCACATCACTTCAGACCGCGTCCGCACGAACTGAGATCCACACTCGGTCTGCTTACTAGAGTTATTGCTGACCTCAC aatGTCAGATCTGGATAGGGCGTTGATGCAACAAATTatggaatttatatattggCTTGTTGAGACTGAAGAATTGCCTATTTCTAAAGCGCTACGTCAGATTCTGGTCGATAAACAGAAGCAACTGCACTTCCAAAAT ACGAACAACAGATTCGAATATGATCCATGCTATGGAACAGTTTCCCTCCGACGGGACACCTTACTGGACTTTAAGGCATCTGAATTGGCAGAACAAATGACAGTACTAGACGCGGCTTTATTCGTTCGAATAACGACAGCGGAACTTCTCTCATGGCCAAGAGATCAGTCGGAGGAGAAGTCACCGAACCTTACGCGTTTCACGGAGCACTTCAATAAGATGAGTTTTTGGGCGCGATCAAGGATTTTAGAGCAG GATGAAGCACGCGAACGGGAGAAGTACGCGAGCAAATTCCTTAAAGTTATGAAGGCATTACGTAAAATGAACAACTTTAACTCCTACTTGGCTCTCGTATCGGCGTTAGACTGCCCTCCGGTTAGAAGATTGGGGTGGGCCAGAGCTATAGCAGACGCATTGACGGATCACTGCGCTTTGATTGATTCATCCATGTCCTTCCGTGCGTATAGGCAGGCGTTGAACGAGACGCAACCACCCTGTATACCTTACAT AGGCCTCTTCCTGCAAGACTTAACATTTGTACATGTGGGAAATCAAGATTTATTACCCGATGGCAGCATCAACTTTACAAAACGATGGCAACAATACCACATAATGGAGAATATGAAACGATTCCATAAAGA acaatacaaaattaagaaGAACGATCGCATCCAAGCGATGTTCAACGAGTTCGACGATGTCCTAAGTGAAGAGACGATGTGGCAAATATCTGAAAGCATCAAACCTAGAGGCGGACGCGCTCGTAATGCTTCTGCGCCTTCGCCGCCTGCGCATGCAGCTACTGCCGCCACATAA
- the LOC110993770 gene encoding guanine nucleotide-releasing factor 2 isoform X1, whose translation MSAMFYAKMPHYDESFIHDDNLNQRRNKRSYRVYKNGANPIILSESNAVRPFEVKGDLKHIRNRRNRGNRYKFEKSPIQEGNYVQYKTPDILIHCPSISVFDPSKLNDIRNNNIVTLTPCKSFDNLTLKQTKKDKSLNETLRNGISLQNLSRDDSLKHYISPSEEKCSSRKGDVRNSYSIEEARRRPALRKYSRGTAAPGVGVYRKINGDVDRSAKENEACAEGGSGHRGSLRGANKLARRARSFKDDLLERISNMRSPAQAPHPPHLSNIRSHSPLSPKLRNMGKANTPQDNETTPAKELERLVKEVRFGLKHFSDVITKRKLEMLPDNGTIVFESIANIHKAIKPYCGRSPSLMSAVKRLCTALAMLIRLCDEVAVASLRSNADDSETEISTAALSPENVNSVVKGLKLAVEEVASLAQQYMARPALSPRPAVVSPRASTQRNSLPDIPLTPKERSLLTGEPGTENSGVRASHSSESILDAPDTPPPKPARPNRKIELAPPLPPKRKSANDNSLLGVSIDSLSMQSHSSGSQDSMLNVSNDEERNTHDSMNHVFITQPSTDLVSICNCNNINEMRTSVESHESHMSNAHSHNRFSNESGFVSVGHSEMSTEHSFTSTFSSHHYSSHMDSTFESTEYVSEMKCTVQNESRMNIISMNSVTSHNTKLESITSDEGETPPELPVKTRRNIRADVQQHFPNVEIRKSPPFSLHDPRPHTLAEHNHQRPPPLPLKKKHMFQSVAYSVMAYMEMFGNCSHTMNAHPQINPEAPPDMAFRHSIHTYNLSSAQHSSTGNLSIGHHQVQRSLASSITVQHLSTPPLSGSEDSVSMITSNRTSPLPIEPPALPPKMNKNKQVSITSSNELLPPPSPRPSSHNSSSADESMLNNVSTEEMYVSVSSPGKFPLDEDEIDRLAEQPPSPVPSQRSESSSEPTQTETEKSPVVPDSEDIVLQTDVSTWLLLKGPTKEGVDVRGGHPDALIVLATKATKESDEYFAYQEAFLATYRTFLAPHELVSRLVRRAHHFRPRPHELRSTLGLLTRVIADLTMSDLDRALMQQIMEFIYWLVETEELPISKALRQILVDKQKQLHFQNTNNRFEYDPCYGTVSLRRDTLLDFKASELAEQMTVLDAALFVRITTAELLSWPRDQSEEKSPNLTRFTEHFNKMSFWARSRILEQDEAREREKYASKFLKVMKALRKMNNFNSYLALVSALDCPPVRRLGWARAIADALTDHCALIDSSMSFRAYRQALNETQPPCIPYIGLFLQDLTFVHVGNQDLLPDGSINFTKRWQQYHIMENMKRFHKEQYKIKKNDRIQAMFNEFDDVLSEETMWQISESIKPRGGRARNASAPSPPAHAATAAT comes from the exons ATGAGTGCAATGTTTTATGCTAAAATGCCTCATTACGACGAAAGTTTTATTCatgatgataatttaaatcagaGGCGTAATAAACGCAGTTATCGAGTGTACAAAAACGGTGCAAATCCTATCATCTTAAGTGAATCCAATGCTGTAAGACCTTTCGAAGTTAAAGGcgatttaaaacatataagaaATCGAAGGAATCGCGGTAATCGTTATAAGTTTGAGAAATCTCCTATACAGGAAGGAAATTATGTTCAATATAAGACACCAGATATACTGATTCATTGTCCAAGCATAAGTGTCTTCGATCCAAGTAAGTTAAATgacataagaaataataatatcgttACGTTGACGCCTTGTAAAAGCTTCGACAATTTGACATTGAAACAGACAAAAAAGGACAAATCGCTCAATGAAACTTTACGAAACGGAATAAGCTTACAAAATTTATCGCGCGATGATAGTCTAAAGCATTATATATCACCATCAGAGGAAAAATGTTCTTCGAGAAAAGGCGATGTGAGAAATTCATATTCAATTGAAGAAGCTCGTCGAAGACCTGCTCTTAGAAAGTATTCAAGGGGTACAGCTGCTCCTGGAGTTGGtgtttatagaaaaatcaaCGGAGATGTTGACAGGAGTGCTAAAG AAAACGAAGCGTGTGCTGAAGGCGGTTCTGGTCATCGGGGGTCCTTGCGTGGCGCCAATAAGTTAGCTCGGCGCGCGCGCTCTTTCAAGGACGACCTATTAGAGCGTATATCCAATATGCGTTCGCCCGCGCAGGCGCCGCATCCGCCACATCTCTCGAATATCAG ATCACATTCCCCGCTTAGTCCAAAACTTCGGAATATGGGGAAGGCAAATACACCACAAGATAATGAAACAACTCCCGCCAAAGAACTCGAACGGCTAGTCAAAGAG GTCAGATTCGGCTTGAAGCACTTCTCCGATGTCATCACTAAGAGGAAATTGGAAATGTTGCCGGATAACGGCACGATCGTGTTTGAATCGATCGCAAACATACATAAGG cAATAAAACCGTACTGCGGTCGATCGCCGTCCCTCATGAGTGCTGTGAAGCGATTATGCACAGCACTGGCCATGCTAATCCGTCTCTGTGATGAAGTCGCGGTCGCCAGTCTTCGATCAAACGCTGACGACTCAGAAACCGAGATTTCCACCGCAGCCTTGTCTCCGGAGAATGTTAATTCTGTGGTAAAAGGACTTAAGTTGGCGGTAGAAGAAGTGGCGAGTCTTGCGCAACAGTATATGGCAAGGCCGGCATTATCGCCTCGTCCGGCCGTTGTTTCTCCACGGGCATCGACGCAGAGGAATTCTTTGCCTG ATATACCTTTAACGCCCAAAGAGAGATCTCTACTTACGGGAGAACCAGGAACGGAAAATAGCGGCGTACGCGCATCACATTCGTCAGAGTCGATACTGGATGCTCCAGACACACCCCCACCCAAACCGGCAAGGCCTAACcg GAAAATCGAGTTGGCCCCACCGTTGCCGCCCAAGCGCAAGTCGGCTAACGACAACTCTCTGTTAGGAGTCTCGATTGACAG ttTATCAATGCAATCACATAGTAGCGGCTCTCAAGACTCGATGTTGAACGTCTCAAATGACGAAGAAAGGAATACTCATGATTCAATGAATCATGTGTTTATAACTCAACCCAGTACCGATTTAGTCa gtatatgtaattgtaacaatataaatgaaatgaggACCTCGGTGGAGTCACACGAATCCCATATGAGCAACGCTCACTCCCATAATCG ATTCTCGAACGAGTCCGGCTTTGTGTCTGTGGGCCACTCAGAGATGTCAACTGAACACAGCTTCACGTCCACCTTTTCGTCACATCACTATTCTAGTCACATGGACag TACTTTTGAAAGTACAGAGTATGTGAGCGAAATGAAGTGCACAGTGCAAAATGAGAGCCGCATGAATATAATCAGTATGAACAGTGTAACATCACATAATACAAA GTTGGAGAGCATAACGTCAGACGAGGGCGAGACGCCGCCAGAGTTGCCGGTGAAGACGCGTCGTAACATTCGCGCTGATGTGCAACAACACTTCCCCAATGTTGAAATCAG AAAAAGTCCGCCATTTTCGCTTCATGACCCAAGACCGCACACGTTAGCCGAACATAACCACCAGCGACCGCCACCATTACCGCTCAAGAAGAAACACA TGTTTCAAAGCGTCGCCTACAGTG ttaTGGCGTATATGGAGATGTTTGGTAACTGCAGTCACACGATGAACGCCCATCCCCAGATAAATCCGGAGGCTCCACCTGATATGGCATTCAGGCATTCTATACACACATATAATTTGTCCAG CGCTCAACACAGCAGTACGGGCAACCTGAGCATAGGTCACCATCAAGTTCAACGATCTTTGGCCTCATCAATAACGGTTCAGCATTTGAGTACACCGCCACTCAG tGGGTCTGAAGACAGCGTTAGTATGATAACATCGAATAGAACGAGTCCACTGCCGATAGAGCCGCCGGCGCTACCTCCAAAGATGAACAAAAACAAAcag GTTTCGATTACCTCAAGCAACGAATTGTTGCCTCCGCCATCGCCGCGACCTTCCTCACACAACAGTAGTTCTGCAGACGAATCTATGCTCAATAATGTG AGTACCGAAGAGATGTATGTGAGCGTGTCATCGCCAGGCAAGTTTCCACTTGATGAGGATGAGATTGATCGACTCGCGGAGCAACCTCCTTCGCCTGTACCCTCACAG cgAAGTGAAAGCAGCTCAGAGCCGACTCAAACTGAAACTGAGAAATCTCCAGTCGTCCCAGATTCGGAAGATATAGTCCTCCAGACGGATGTTAGTACGTGGCTCTTACTCAAAGGCCCGACGAAAGAGGGCGTTGACGTAAGGGGTGGGCACCCAGATGCCCTTATAGTGCTTGCCACTAAGGCTACCAAAG AATCGGATGAGT ACTTCGCGTACCAGGAAGCGTTCCTGGCAACGTACCGTACGTTCCTGGCACCGCACGAACTCGTCTCGCGGCTGGTGCGTCGGGCACATCACTTCAGACCGCGTCCGCACGAACTGAGATCCACACTCGGTCTGCTTACTAGAGTTATTGCTGACCTCAC aatGTCAGATCTGGATAGGGCGTTGATGCAACAAATTatggaatttatatattggCTTGTTGAGACTGAAGAATTGCCTATTTCTAAAGCGCTACGTCAGATTCTGGTCGATAAACAGAAGCAACTGCACTTCCAAAAT ACGAACAACAGATTCGAATATGATCCATGCTATGGAACAGTTTCCCTCCGACGGGACACCTTACTGGACTTTAAGGCATCTGAATTGGCAGAACAAATGACAGTACTAGACGCGGCTTTATTCGTTCGAATAACGACAGCGGAACTTCTCTCATGGCCAAGAGATCAGTCGGAGGAGAAGTCACCGAACCTTACGCGTTTCACGGAGCACTTCAATAAGATGAGTTTTTGGGCGCGATCAAGGATTTTAGAGCAG GATGAAGCACGCGAACGGGAGAAGTACGCGAGCAAATTCCTTAAAGTTATGAAGGCATTACGTAAAATGAACAACTTTAACTCCTACTTGGCTCTCGTATCGGCGTTAGACTGCCCTCCGGTTAGAAGATTGGGGTGGGCCAGAGCTATAGCAGACGCATTGACGGATCACTGCGCTTTGATTGATTCATCCATGTCCTTCCGTGCGTATAGGCAGGCGTTGAACGAGACGCAACCACCCTGTATACCTTACAT AGGCCTCTTCCTGCAAGACTTAACATTTGTACATGTGGGAAATCAAGATTTATTACCCGATGGCAGCATCAACTTTACAAAACGATGGCAACAATACCACATAATGGAGAATATGAAACGATTCCATAAAGA acaatacaaaattaagaaGAACGATCGCATCCAAGCGATGTTCAACGAGTTCGACGATGTCCTAAGTGAAGAGACGATGTGGCAAATATCTGAAAGCATCAAACCTAGAGGCGGACGCGCTCGTAATGCTTCTGCGCCTTCGCCGCCTGCGCATGCAGCTACTGCCGCCACATAA